One Nostoc sp. UHCC 0302 DNA window includes the following coding sequences:
- a CDS encoding peptidoglycan recognition family protein, which produces MRSVNWATRVLLISLMFAALILVLFAGKAKQLQTNTTISNPEITTWSQYPQAQLQSANNQKRQSQNINQSPVQTNQTVARYITTVAFAKYKPNYEIASVNPSNYGERYTKDINGIPLNNEPIIVLHETSYSASSAINFFQTPHNDETVQASYHSLVKLDGTVVYLVPPEKRAFGAANSVFEGFNGVETVQTNPNLPPSVNNFAYHVSLETPPDSYESTNPLTHSGYTEAQYNSLAWLIAQSQVPDDRITTHHLVDRSGQKIDPINFDGDKFLNLLHAYRQVRPIYRVNK; this is translated from the coding sequence ATGAGGTCTGTCAACTGGGCCACCAGGGTGCTACTAATTTCTCTAATGTTCGCCGCTTTAATTTTGGTGCTATTTGCTGGGAAAGCCAAACAACTACAAACTAATACAACAATATCAAACCCAGAGATTACAACTTGGAGTCAATATCCACAGGCGCAATTACAGTCAGCAAACAACCAAAAGCGCCAATCACAAAATATTAACCAATCCCCAGTCCAGACAAACCAGACTGTAGCAAGGTACATTACCACTGTAGCTTTTGCAAAGTACAAACCTAATTATGAAATTGCTTCAGTTAACCCAAGCAATTATGGAGAACGGTACACCAAAGATATAAATGGTATTCCTCTCAATAACGAGCCGATTATAGTACTCCATGAAACGAGTTATTCTGCTTCCAGCGCCATTAATTTTTTTCAAACACCCCATAATGATGAAACTGTGCAAGCGAGTTACCACAGTTTAGTCAAGTTAGACGGGACAGTTGTTTATCTAGTACCGCCAGAAAAACGAGCTTTTGGTGCAGCTAATTCAGTATTTGAGGGTTTCAATGGAGTAGAAACTGTACAGACTAATCCGAATTTGCCTCCGTCTGTGAATAATTTTGCTTATCACGTTTCTTTAGAAACACCGCCAGACAGTTATGAAAGTACTAACCCCTTAACTCATAGCGGCTACACCGAGGCTCAATATAATTCTCTGGCTTGGTTAATTGCTCAAAGTCAAGTCCCAGACGATCGCATCACTACCCACCATCTCGTAGACCGTTCTGGTCAAAAAATTGACCCGATAAATTTTGATGGCGATAAATTCCTAAACTTACTTCATGCCTATCGTCAGGTAAGACCAATTTATCGGGTAAATAAATAA